Within the Gracilinema caldarium DSM 7334 genome, the region AAATACTATTGATGAAACGATAATAAAGGATGGATTCCATTCAAAAGATGATATTTATCGAAATGTCCCACTGGTAAAATAATGACATAAAAATATTACTTATTTAAAAATAGTATATACATGTTTCTTAAAAAAAATACGATGTAATGATAAAACTTTACGATTTTCAAATTGGATGAACCAACTCCATAATAAAACAAATCACTACCATGGAGGTATGGGACTTATGAAGAAAATCGTATCATTTCTTTTGATTCTCGGTCTTGCAGGCTCAATGGCCTTTGCATCTGGTTCTCAGCAACAGGCTGCCAGTGGTGGAAAAGCTCCCCTTATTGGTTTAGCAATGCCTGAAACCCATGTTGAACGTTGGCAAAAAGATGGTGCTGCCTTAAAAGCTGATGCTGAAGCAAAAGGGTACCGGGCTGAAGTAACCTATGCTGATGCAGATCAGAGCAAACAAAATCAACAGATCCAGGATATGCTGACAAAAGGTGCAAAACTGCTCGTTATTGGTTCTGTTAATGAAGGTGTAGTATCCGCCGTATCCGATGCTGCAAAGGAAAAGGTAATTGTAATTGCATATGACCGGCTTATTACCGGTACTGCTGATTATGATTACTATATCACCTTCGATAACTTTAAAGTTGGCCAGTTCCAGGGTAAGGCACTGGAAACAGCATTGAACCTTCCTGCAGGTTCTAAGGATAAACCAAAATATATTACCTTGTTCGCCGGTTCACCCACCGATAATAATGCTAAGGTGTTCTTTGACGGTGCTATGGATGTTCTAAAGAAATATGTGGATAGTGGTGTTCTAAAAATTGTTGGTCCTGCTCCCTTAAGCTCCTCTGATACAGCTAATTTCACCAGAATCACTACTGAAAACTGGCGTGCTGATGTTGCAAAGGCTCGGATGGAAAACCTTCTGAACAATGATGCCAAGAATGTTGTTCTTGATGGTGTTTTGGCTCCTAACGATACTTTGGCACGAGCAATTATTGAAGCCTGTGCTTCCGATGCAAAGTATGCTGGTGGAAAACTGCCTGTAGTTACCGGTCAGGATGGTGAAGTTGCTTCTATAAAGGCAATTAAAGAAGGCAAGCAGTATATGACCGTATTCAAGGATACTCGCAACCTTGCAAAAGCAGCAATTGAATTGGCAGATGCCCTTTTAAAAGGACAAACCCCCAATATTCCTGGTGCACGGCTTGATACTACTTCCTATAATACCGGTAAAAAGGTTGTAAAATCCTATCTGTTGGAACCTGTTGTGGTAACCAAAGATAACTATA harbors:
- a CDS encoding sugar ABC transporter substrate-binding protein, producing the protein MKKIVSFLLILGLAGSMAFASGSQQQAASGGKAPLIGLAMPETHVERWQKDGAALKADAEAKGYRAEVTYADADQSKQNQQIQDMLTKGAKLLVIGSVNEGVVSAVSDAAKEKVIVIAYDRLITGTADYDYYITFDNFKVGQFQGKALETALNLPAGSKDKPKYITLFAGSPTDNNAKVFFDGAMDVLKKYVDSGVLKIVGPAPLSSSDTANFTRITTENWRADVAKARMENLLNNDAKNVVLDGVLAPNDTLARAIIEACASDAKYAGGKLPVVTGQDGEVASIKAIKEGKQYMTVFKDTRNLAKAAIELADALLKGQTPNIPGARLDTTSYNTGKKVVKSYLLEPVVVTKDNYKQIMIDSGYYKASDIE